In a single window of the Streptomyces sp. HUAS ZL42 genome:
- a CDS encoding lysozyme, with protein sequence MARDRKPSLRRTRVIAAAASVAALTVAGTALAGLPASAASPPKGHDVSSHQKDVDWQSAKDKGARFVYVKATESTTYRNPYFGRQYGGARNAGIIRGAYHFAVPNKSPGRTQAAYFVRNGGAWSSDGWTLPPALDIEYNPYDRKHGCYGLTKAAMVGWIRSFSDEVKRLTGRRPVIYTTTHWWNTCTGGSRAFAADHGLWIARHESANAGSLPAGWSFWTFWQYDNSGSLPGDQNLFNGSATQLKKFARGS encoded by the coding sequence ATGGCCCGTGATCGCAAACCGTCCCTTCGCCGTACCCGTGTCATCGCGGCAGCCGCGTCCGTCGCGGCGCTCACCGTCGCGGGAACCGCGCTCGCCGGACTGCCGGCCTCGGCGGCGAGCCCGCCGAAGGGCCACGACGTCTCGTCCCACCAGAAGGACGTGGACTGGCAGAGCGCGAAGGACAAGGGGGCCAGGTTCGTCTACGTCAAGGCGACCGAGTCCACGACCTACCGCAACCCGTACTTCGGCCGGCAGTACGGCGGCGCCCGCAACGCGGGCATCATCCGGGGGGCGTACCACTTCGCGGTGCCGAACAAGTCGCCCGGCAGGACGCAGGCGGCGTACTTCGTGCGCAACGGGGGCGCGTGGAGCTCGGACGGCTGGACGCTGCCGCCCGCGCTCGACATCGAATACAACCCGTACGACAGAAAGCACGGCTGCTACGGCCTGACCAAGGCGGCCATGGTCGGCTGGATCAGGTCCTTCAGCGACGAGGTGAAGCGGCTGACCGGCCGCCGTCCGGTGATCTACACGACCACCCACTGGTGGAACACGTGCACCGGGGGCAGCCGGGCCTTCGCCGCGGACCACGGGTTATGGATCGCCCGCCACGAGTCGGCGAACGCGGGGTCACTGCCCGCCGGCTGGTCGTTCTGGACGTTCTGGCAGTACGACAACAGCGGCAGCCTGCCGGGTGACCAGAATCTCTTCAACGGGTCCGCGACCCAGCTGAAGAAGTTCGCCCGGGGCTCCTAG
- a CDS encoding VOC family protein has translation MAGRNGGRPSIYPTLLYKDAKAAIKQLTEAFGFTELSVYETEDGSVMHAELVQGNGAVMLGSKGRGGVFDTAMKDAGPAGVYIVVDDVDAHHQRAVEHGAEILMPPTDQDYGSRDYMARDAEGNIWSFGTYAPETGA, from the coding sequence ATGGCGGGCAGGAACGGCGGGCGTCCGAGCATCTACCCCACGCTGCTGTACAAGGACGCGAAGGCGGCGATCAAGCAGCTCACGGAGGCCTTCGGCTTCACCGAGCTGTCGGTGTACGAGACGGAGGACGGCTCGGTGATGCACGCCGAGCTGGTGCAGGGCAACGGCGCGGTGATGCTCGGCTCGAAGGGCCGCGGCGGCGTCTTCGACACCGCGATGAAGGACGCGGGCCCGGCCGGGGTCTACATCGTCGTGGACGACGTGGACGCGCACCACCAGCGGGCCGTGGAGCACGGCGCGGAGATCCTGATGCCCCCGACGGACCAGGACTACGGCTCGCGGGACTACATGGCCCGGGACGCCGAGGGCAACATCTGGAGCTTCGGCACGTACGCCCCTGAGACGGGGGCCTGA
- a CDS encoding alpha/beta hydrolase family protein, whose protein sequence is MRTVKATAAAVTAALAAGAAGIAAGRLASDAALRATPGRPLPTEPRLTVHGTAAGRITLTRDLASLRPGTYGLAGDGSHAVVGAVLDAAPHAADTVVRRLERVTHGTLNSGDRVWLTPNVHIGNPAAALGLEYADVDVPGELGPLPAWFVPGVRDTWVIAVHGLGTTREHALNVMGFLHRHRFTVLALAYRGDLGAPRPPDGLNHLGDTEWRDVDAAIRYAVRYGAERVVLHGWSTGATMALRAAAHSPLRDRVSGLVLDSPVLHWASTLRALATARRTPGALLPLAVRAAQGRTGLHADRTDPAADPDGLRVPTLIFHGPGDTVAPWAHSRRLAERGRGLVALHPVQNAPHGAMWNADPDAYEEALRRFLTPLM, encoded by the coding sequence GTGCGCACTGTCAAAGCGACGGCCGCCGCCGTCACCGCAGCCCTGGCAGCCGGTGCCGCGGGCATCGCCGCCGGCCGGCTCGCCAGCGACGCCGCGCTCAGGGCGACACCGGGCCGGCCGCTGCCCACCGAACCCCGCCTCACCGTGCACGGCACGGCCGCCGGCCGGATCACGCTCACCCGCGACCTGGCCTCCCTGCGCCCCGGTACCTACGGCCTCGCCGGGGACGGCTCCCACGCGGTCGTCGGCGCCGTCCTGGACGCCGCCCCGCACGCCGCCGACACCGTCGTACGCCGCCTGGAACGCGTCACCCACGGCACCCTGAACTCCGGCGACCGGGTCTGGCTCACCCCGAACGTGCACATCGGCAACCCGGCCGCCGCCCTCGGCCTCGAGTACGCCGACGTCGACGTCCCCGGCGAACTCGGCCCGCTCCCCGCATGGTTCGTGCCCGGCGTCCGGGACACCTGGGTGATCGCGGTGCACGGCCTGGGCACCACCCGCGAACACGCCCTCAACGTCATGGGGTTCCTGCACCGCCACCGCTTCACGGTGCTCGCCCTCGCCTACCGCGGCGACCTCGGCGCACCCCGCCCCCCGGACGGCCTCAACCACCTCGGCGACACCGAGTGGCGGGACGTCGACGCGGCGATCCGCTACGCCGTGCGGTACGGCGCCGAGCGCGTCGTCCTGCACGGCTGGTCCACCGGCGCCACCATGGCCCTGCGCGCCGCCGCCCACTCGCCCCTGCGGGACCGTGTCTCGGGACTCGTCCTCGACTCCCCGGTCCTCCACTGGGCGAGCACGCTGCGCGCCCTCGCCACCGCCCGCCGCACACCGGGCGCGCTGCTGCCGCTGGCGGTTCGGGCGGCGCAGGGCCGCACGGGACTGCACGCCGACCGCACCGACCCCGCCGCCGACCCGGACGGGCTCCGTGTCCCGACCCTGATCTTCCACGGCCCGGGCGACACGGTGGCCCCCTGGGCGCACTCCCGCCGCCTCGCCGAACGCGGCCGCGGCCTCGTCGCGCTCCACCCGGTCCAGAACGCCCCGCACGGCGCGATGTGGAACGCGGACCCCGACGCGTACGAGGAAGCGCTACGGCGCTTTCTGACGCCGCTGATGTGA
- a CDS encoding anion permease encodes MENFSLILAIVVVTALAFDFTNGFHDTANAMATTISTGALKPKVAVAMSAVLNLVGAFLSVEVANTISKGLVDETGIRPEVIFAALVGAILWNLLTWLVGLPSSSSHALMGGLIGATIASAGLGAVHGDVLVTKVLIPAIAAPLVAGIAAMLATRFSYTLGKKADGKAAEKGYRAGQIASAGLVSLAHGTNDAQKTMGVITLALVAGGAVAPDSDPPTWVILSAGLAIALGTYLGGWRIIRTMGKGLTDLQPQQGFAAQTSAATVILASSHLGFSLSTTHSVSGSVMGAGLGRKGGVVRWSTATRMFVAWGLTLPAAALVGALAESVTNLGSWGTAVVAVFLVASSAAIWRISRREVVDHSNVNDHGEPAGVVTTAMAAVAVPPTGTVAEDLAATIPAPTATTEPATPPAAV; translated from the coding sequence ATGGAAAACTTCTCGCTGATCCTCGCGATTGTGGTGGTAACAGCACTCGCGTTCGATTTTACGAACGGTTTCCACGACACCGCCAACGCGATGGCCACGACCATCTCGACCGGTGCACTCAAGCCCAAGGTCGCGGTGGCCATGTCCGCCGTGCTCAACCTTGTGGGCGCCTTCCTCTCCGTCGAGGTCGCCAACACGATCTCCAAGGGTCTCGTCGACGAGACCGGCATCCGTCCCGAGGTCATCTTCGCCGCGTTGGTCGGCGCGATCCTCTGGAACCTGCTGACCTGGCTGGTGGGACTGCCCTCCAGCTCCTCCCACGCCCTCATGGGCGGTCTGATCGGCGCCACCATCGCCTCGGCCGGCCTGGGCGCGGTCCACGGTGACGTCCTGGTCACCAAGGTCCTGATCCCCGCGATCGCGGCCCCGCTGGTCGCGGGCATCGCGGCGATGCTCGCCACGCGCTTCTCCTACACGCTGGGCAAGAAGGCGGACGGCAAGGCCGCCGAGAAGGGCTACCGCGCGGGCCAGATCGCCTCGGCCGGCCTGGTCTCCCTCGCCCACGGCACGAACGACGCGCAGAAGACGATGGGCGTCATCACCCTCGCCCTGGTCGCCGGCGGCGCCGTCGCCCCCGACTCCGACCCTCCCACCTGGGTCATCCTCTCCGCGGGCCTCGCCATCGCGCTCGGCACCTACCTCGGCGGCTGGCGCATCATCCGCACCATGGGCAAGGGCCTGACCGACCTCCAGCCGCAGCAGGGCTTCGCCGCCCAGACCAGCGCGGCCACGGTCATCCTGGCCTCCTCCCACCTCGGTTTCTCCCTCTCCACCACGCACTCGGTCTCCGGCTCGGTGATGGGCGCGGGCCTGGGCCGAAAGGGCGGCGTGGTCCGCTGGTCGACGGCGACCCGCATGTTCGTCGCCTGGGGCCTGACCCTCCCGGCCGCGGCCCTCGTGGGCGCGCTGGCCGAGTCCGTGACGAACCTCGGTTCCTGGGGCACGGCGGTCGTCGCCGTCTTCCTGGTCGCCTCCAGCGCCGCGATCTGGAGGATCTCCCGCCGCGAGGTCGTGGACCACAGCAACGTCAACGACCACGGCGAGCCGGCCGGTGTGGTGACCACGGCGATGGCCGCGGTGGCCGTCCCCCCGACGGGCACGGTCGCCGAGGACCTGGCCGCCACGATCCCGGCCCCCACCGCCACCACGGAACCGGCGACCCCGCCGGCCGCCGTCTGA
- a CDS encoding class II aldolase/adducin family protein encodes MAEQNEEARAWEALVATARRTVTDGLVVGTSGNVSVRVGDTVLVTPSGVPYDRLTPDDVTGVDLDGRQVLGALVPTSELPMHLAVYRTTDARAVVHTHAVHATAVSTLVPELPTIHYMTGALGGPVRVAAYATYGTDELAENMLHALAGRTGCLLQNHGTLTYGASLDQAYDRTAQLEWMCRLWLTASSVPGLTPTLLSEEQLAEAGERLRGYGQRG; translated from the coding sequence ATGGCTGAGCAGAACGAGGAGGCGCGCGCCTGGGAGGCGCTGGTGGCGACCGCCCGACGGACCGTGACCGACGGACTGGTCGTCGGCACCTCCGGCAACGTCTCGGTGCGCGTCGGTGACACCGTGCTGGTCACGCCGTCGGGCGTGCCCTACGACCGGCTGACGCCGGACGACGTCACCGGCGTCGATCTCGACGGCAGACAGGTGCTCGGCGCGCTGGTCCCCACCAGCGAGCTGCCCATGCACCTCGCCGTCTACCGCACCACCGACGCCCGCGCCGTCGTCCACACCCACGCCGTGCACGCGACCGCCGTCTCGACCCTCGTCCCCGAGCTCCCGACGATCCACTACATGACCGGAGCGCTGGGCGGCCCCGTCCGGGTCGCCGCCTATGCGACGTACGGCACCGACGAGTTGGCCGAGAACATGCTCCACGCCCTCGCCGGCCGCACCGGCTGCCTCCTCCAGAACCACGGCACCCTCACCTACGGCGCCTCCCTCGACCAGGCCTACGACCGCACCGCCCAACTGGAGTGGATGTGCCGGCTGTGGCTGACGGCCTCGTCGGTGCCGGGCCTGACTCCGACGCTGCTGTCCGAGGAGCAGCTCGCGGAGGCGGGGGAGCGGTTGCGGGGGTACGGGCAGCGAGGGTGA
- a CDS encoding cobyric acid synthase translates to MTGGGLLVAGTTSDAGKSVVTAGICRWLVRQGVKVAPFKAQNMSLNSFVTREGAEIGRAQAMQAQACRVEPTALMNPVLLKPGGEQSSQVVLLGKPVGELSARGYHGGRQQKLLGTVLDCLAELRGTYDAVICEGAGSPAEINLRRTDIVNMGIARNARLPVLVVGDIDRGGVFASFFGTVALLSPEDQEFVAGFLVNKFRGDVSLLEPGLDMLHGLTGRQTYGVLPFRHGLGIDEEDGLRVSLRGTVRESNVAPPVGEDVLRVAVCAIPLMSNFTDVDALAAEPGVVVRFVDRPEELADADLVVIPGTRGTVRALEWLRERGLAEAIKRRGAEGRPVLGICGGFQVLGEHIEDEVESRRGHVDGLGVLPVRVRFAREKTLTRPVGEALGERVEGYEIHHGVAEIDGGTAFISDDIGHSLDGCRVGQTWGTHWHGSLESDGFRRAFLREVAAAAGRRFVPAADTSFAALREEQLDRLGDLIEQHADTDALWRLIESGAPQGLPFIPPGAPA, encoded by the coding sequence ATGACCGGCGGGGGTCTTCTCGTCGCCGGTACCACCTCCGACGCCGGCAAGAGTGTCGTCACCGCCGGGATCTGCCGTTGGCTGGTGCGGCAGGGTGTCAAGGTCGCGCCCTTCAAGGCGCAGAACATGTCCCTCAACTCGTTCGTGACACGGGAGGGCGCCGAGATCGGGCGGGCGCAGGCCATGCAGGCCCAGGCGTGCCGCGTCGAGCCGACCGCGTTGATGAACCCCGTGCTGCTCAAGCCCGGTGGCGAGCAGAGCAGTCAGGTCGTGCTGCTGGGGAAGCCAGTCGGTGAGCTGAGCGCGCGGGGATATCACGGCGGGCGGCAACAGAAGCTTCTGGGGACGGTGCTGGACTGCCTCGCCGAGTTGCGGGGCACGTATGACGCGGTGATCTGTGAGGGTGCCGGCAGTCCTGCCGAGATCAATCTGCGGCGCACCGACATCGTGAACATGGGGATCGCGCGCAACGCCCGGCTTCCCGTGCTCGTCGTCGGCGACATCGACCGGGGCGGCGTCTTCGCCTCCTTCTTCGGGACCGTCGCCCTGCTGTCTCCCGAGGACCAGGAGTTCGTCGCCGGGTTCCTCGTCAACAAGTTCCGGGGGGATGTCTCTCTGCTGGAACCCGGACTCGACATGCTGCACGGGCTCACGGGACGGCAGACGTACGGCGTCCTGCCCTTCCGCCACGGCCTCGGCATCGACGAGGAGGACGGGCTGCGGGTCTCCCTGCGCGGGACGGTCCGGGAGTCGAACGTCGCCCCGCCCGTCGGCGAGGACGTGCTCCGTGTCGCCGTGTGTGCGATCCCGCTGATGTCCAACTTCACGGATGTCGACGCGCTGGCCGCCGAACCCGGTGTCGTCGTGCGGTTCGTGGACCGGCCGGAGGAGCTTGCCGACGCCGACCTCGTAGTGATCCCGGGGACCCGGGGGACCGTACGCGCGCTGGAGTGGCTGCGGGAGCGGGGACTTGCGGAGGCCATCAAGCGCAGGGGCGCCGAGGGACGACCCGTCCTCGGCATCTGCGGTGGCTTCCAGGTCCTCGGCGAGCACATCGAGGACGAGGTCGAGAGCCGGCGAGGACATGTGGACGGACTCGGTGTCCTCCCCGTGCGGGTGCGGTTCGCCCGCGAGAAGACCCTCACCCGGCCCGTCGGCGAGGCCCTCGGCGAGCGGGTCGAGGGGTACGAGATCCATCACGGGGTCGCGGAGATCGACGGCGGCACCGCGTTCATCTCCGATGACATCGGACACAGCCTCGACGGCTGCCGCGTCGGCCAGACCTGGGGCACGCACTGGCACGGCTCGCTGGAGTCGGACGGTTTCCGGCGCGCCTTCCTGCGCGAGGTGGCGGCCGCCGCGGGCCGCCGTTTCGTGCCTGCCGCCGACACCTCTTTCGCCGCGCTGCGCGAGGAGCAGCTCGACCGGCTCGGCGACCTGATCGAACAGCACGCGGACACGGACGCGCTGTGGCGGCTCATCGAGTCCGGCGCGCCGCAAGGACTGCCTTTCATTCCACCGGGAGCGCCCGCATGA
- the cobN gene encoding cobaltochelatase subunit CobN, whose protein sequence is MSTVLLLSTADTDLLAARASGASYRIGNPTRVDVAEELPALLEGADIAVVRLLGGKRAWEDGLAALKASGVPTVLLGGEAVPDAELMAESSAPAGVVAEALRYLVEGGPANLTELARFLSDTVLLTGEGFVEPQKMPEYGVHGERAVVDGRPTVGVLFYRAHELSGNTAFVDTLCDAIEAQGANALPVYCGSLRGADAGLYAILGKADALVATVLAAGGTHASQASAGGDEEAWDIGALADLNVPVLQGLCLTSSRDAWDESDAALSPMDAAMQVAIPEFDGRLITVPFSFKEPGPDEVPVYVADPERASRVAGIAVRHARLKHKPNAEKKLALVFTAYPTKHSRVGNAVGLDTPASAVGVLDALRDAGYGLTEYPAGGDELIHRLIEAGGHDVEWLTEEQLAAAPARVPLADYRAWFDELDPELRDGMLRAWGEPPGSLYVDGDDIVLASLRFGNVVVMIQPPRGFGENPIAIYHDPDMPPSHHYMAAYRWLENSFGADALVHMGKHGTMEWLPGKGLGLGGGCAPDAVLGDLPLIYPFIVNDPGEGTQAKRRGHATVVDHLVPPMARADTYGDLAKLEQLLDEYALVSDLDPAKAPAVRAQIWTLVKAAELHHDLHVNEQPDDDEFDEFVMHIDGYLCEIKDVQIRDGLHILGGGPVGEPRVNLVLAVLRASQVWGGQANALPGLRASLAQHFGLVEKELLAEPGAAVKVPVELSDLVEGPSRTGADAIDLLELLCRRIAEGMESRAWDVSAAPGLVRDTLGAELPDAVAVLEFACTEVVPRLERTTDEIGHILKALDGGYVPAGPSGSPTRGLVNVLPTGRNFYSVDPKAIPSRLSWEVGQSLADSLVQRYLQDTGEYPKSVGLTVWGTSAMRTQGDDIAEILALLGCRPVWDDASRRVTGFEVVPLAELGRPRIDVTVRISGFFRDAFPHVVGLIDDAVRAVAELDEPGDQNFIRAHADADTAGHGDRRRATARIFGSKPGAYGAGLLPLIDARNWRSDADLAEVYAVWGGYAYGRGLDGRAARGDMETAFRRIAVAAKNVDTREHDLVDADDYFQYHGGMVAMVRHLTGASPEAYVGDSAVPDQVKTRTLGEETHRVFRARVVNPRWMAAMRRHGYKGAFEMAATVDYLFGYDATAGVVDDWMYEKLSAEYVFDQENRDFMKKSNPWALRGITERLLEAADRGLWAEPDADTIERLRATYLELEGDLEGDQ, encoded by the coding sequence ATGAGCACAGTGTTGTTGTTGTCGACCGCCGACACGGATCTGCTGGCGGCCCGGGCGTCCGGTGCCTCGTACCGGATCGGCAACCCGACCCGGGTGGATGTGGCGGAGGAACTCCCCGCTCTCCTCGAGGGCGCCGACATCGCCGTCGTACGGCTGCTGGGCGGGAAGCGCGCCTGGGAGGACGGACTCGCCGCGCTCAAGGCGTCCGGTGTTCCGACGGTGCTGCTCGGTGGTGAGGCCGTTCCGGACGCGGAGCTGATGGCCGAGTCGTCCGCGCCCGCGGGTGTCGTGGCGGAGGCGCTGCGGTATCTCGTCGAGGGCGGGCCCGCCAACCTGACCGAGCTGGCGCGGTTCCTGTCCGACACCGTGCTGCTGACGGGCGAGGGGTTCGTCGAGCCCCAGAAGATGCCGGAGTACGGCGTCCATGGCGAGCGTGCCGTCGTGGACGGCCGCCCGACCGTCGGCGTGCTCTTCTACCGGGCTCATGAACTCAGCGGCAACACCGCCTTCGTGGACACCCTGTGCGACGCGATCGAGGCGCAGGGTGCCAACGCGCTGCCCGTGTACTGCGGTTCGCTGCGCGGCGCCGACGCCGGACTGTACGCGATCCTCGGGAAGGCCGACGCCCTCGTCGCCACCGTGCTCGCCGCCGGCGGCACGCACGCCTCGCAGGCCTCGGCGGGCGGCGACGAGGAGGCGTGGGACATCGGGGCGCTCGCGGACCTCAATGTCCCTGTCCTGCAAGGTCTTTGCCTGACCTCGTCCCGTGACGCCTGGGACGAGTCCGACGCCGCCCTCTCCCCCATGGACGCCGCGATGCAGGTCGCGATCCCGGAGTTCGACGGCCGTCTCATCACCGTCCCGTTCTCCTTCAAGGAGCCGGGCCCGGACGAGGTGCCGGTGTACGTCGCCGACCCGGAGCGGGCATCACGAGTCGCCGGGATCGCCGTACGGCACGCCCGGTTGAAGCACAAGCCGAACGCGGAGAAGAAGCTCGCGCTCGTCTTCACCGCGTACCCGACCAAGCACTCGCGCGTCGGCAACGCGGTCGGACTCGACACGCCCGCCTCGGCGGTAGGCGTGCTCGACGCGCTGCGGGACGCCGGTTACGGCCTGACCGAGTACCCGGCGGGCGGCGACGAGCTCATCCACCGTCTCATCGAGGCCGGCGGCCACGACGTCGAGTGGCTGACCGAGGAGCAGTTGGCCGCAGCGCCCGCGCGCGTGCCGCTCGCCGACTACCGCGCGTGGTTCGACGAGCTCGACCCGGAGCTGCGGGACGGGATGCTTCGGGCGTGGGGCGAGCCGCCGGGCTCCCTCTACGTCGACGGGGACGACATCGTGCTCGCCTCGCTGCGGTTCGGGAACGTCGTCGTGATGATCCAGCCGCCGCGCGGCTTCGGCGAGAACCCGATCGCGATCTATCACGACCCGGACATGCCGCCCTCTCACCACTACATGGCGGCCTACCGGTGGCTCGAGAACTCCTTCGGCGCCGACGCCCTCGTCCACATGGGCAAGCACGGCACGATGGAGTGGCTGCCGGGCAAGGGGCTGGGGCTCGGCGGGGGTTGTGCTCCGGACGCCGTCCTCGGTGATCTGCCCCTGATCTACCCCTTCATCGTCAACGACCCCGGCGAGGGCACCCAGGCCAAGCGGCGCGGGCACGCCACGGTCGTCGACCACCTCGTCCCGCCCATGGCGCGCGCCGACACCTACGGCGACCTGGCCAAGCTGGAGCAGCTCCTCGACGAGTACGCCCTCGTCTCCGATCTGGACCCGGCCAAGGCGCCCGCCGTACGCGCCCAGATCTGGACGCTGGTCAAGGCCGCCGAGCTGCACCACGACCTGCACGTGAACGAGCAGCCGGACGACGACGAGTTCGACGAGTTCGTCATGCACATCGACGGCTACCTGTGCGAGATCAAGGACGTGCAGATCCGCGACGGGCTCCACATCCTCGGTGGCGGTCCGGTCGGCGAGCCGCGTGTGAACCTCGTGCTCGCCGTGCTGCGCGCCTCGCAGGTGTGGGGCGGGCAGGCCAACGCGCTGCCGGGGCTGCGGGCATCACTGGCACAGCACTTCGGGCTGGTGGAGAAGGAGCTGCTCGCCGAGCCGGGAGCCGCGGTGAAGGTGCCGGTCGAGCTGAGCGACCTGGTCGAGGGGCCGTCCCGGACGGGCGCCGACGCGATCGACCTGCTGGAGCTGCTGTGCCGGCGGATCGCGGAGGGCATGGAGTCCCGGGCGTGGGACGTGTCGGCCGCCCCGGGTCTCGTGCGCGACACTCTCGGCGCCGAACTCCCGGACGCCGTCGCCGTGCTGGAATTCGCCTGCACCGAGGTCGTACCGCGGCTGGAGAGGACCACCGACGAGATCGGGCACATCCTCAAGGCCCTAGACGGCGGGTACGTGCCGGCCGGTCCGTCCGGGTCGCCGACCCGTGGCCTGGTCAACGTGCTGCCGACCGGCCGCAACTTCTACTCCGTCGATCCCAAGGCCATTCCGTCCCGGCTGAGCTGGGAGGTGGGGCAGTCGCTCGCCGACTCGCTGGTCCAGCGGTATCTGCAGGACACCGGCGAGTACCCGAAGTCCGTCGGTCTGACGGTCTGGGGAACGTCGGCCATGCGCACGCAGGGCGACGACATCGCCGAGATCCTCGCGCTGCTGGGCTGCCGCCCGGTCTGGGACGACGCCTCGCGCCGGGTGACCGGCTTCGAGGTCGTGCCCCTGGCCGAACTGGGCCGTCCCCGCATCGATGTGACCGTCCGTATCTCGGGCTTCTTCCGGGACGCGTTTCCGCACGTCGTCGGTCTGATCGACGACGCGGTGCGCGCGGTGGCCGAGCTGGACGAGCCCGGCGACCAGAACTTCATCCGCGCGCACGCCGACGCGGACACCGCCGGGCACGGCGACCGGCGACGGGCCACGGCTCGTATCTTCGGCTCCAAGCCCGGCGCTTACGGTGCCGGTCTGCTGCCGCTGATCGACGCGCGCAACTGGCGCTCCGACGCGGATCTGGCCGAGGTGTACGCCGTCTGGGGCGGGTACGCCTACGGGCGCGGGCTCGACGGGCGGGCGGCGCGCGGGGACATGGAGACGGCGTTCCGGCGGATCGCGGTCGCGGCCAAGAACGTGGACACGCGTGAGCACGACCTCGTCGACGCCGACGACTACTTCCAGTACCACGGCGGCATGGTCGCCATGGTGCGGCACCTGACGGGGGCCTCCCCCGAGGCGTACGTCGGTGACAGTGCCGTACCCGACCAGGTGAAGACCCGCACGCTCGGCGAGGAGACGCACCGCGTCTTCCGCGCGCGCGTCGTCAACCCGCGCTGGATGGCGGCCATGCGGCGGCACGGCTACAAGGGCGCCTTCGAGATGGCGGCGACGGTGGACTACCTCTTCGGGTACGACGCCACGGCGGGGGTCGTCGACGACTGGATGTACGAGAAGCTCAGCGCGGAGTACGTCTTCGACCAGGAGAACCGGGACTTCATGAAGAAGTCCAACCCGTGGGCCCTGCGGGGTATCACGGAACGGCTCCTCGAGGCGGCCGACCGCGGGCTGTGGGCCGAGCCGGACGCCGACACGATCGAGCGGCTGCGCGCCACCTACCTGGAGCTGGAAGGCGACTTGGAGGGCGACCAGTGA
- a CDS encoding cobalamin biosynthesis protein — protein sequence MRADRVFAYGAAAGLLGDLLLGDPRRGHPVAAFGRAAGAVERVLWRDHRGWGALHAVVCAGGAVALGAVAARAVRTSPAAFVALTGAAAWAVVGGTSLAREARGIGRALEAGDIEGARARLPHLCGRDPQALDADGIARAVVESVAENTSDAVVGALVWGAVGGVPGLVGFRAVNTLDAMVGHKSARYRRFGWASARLDDVAGWPGARLTAALAAVAGGDPRGAARAWRADAVKHPSPNAGPVEASFAGALGVRLGGTLAYGGRVEHRPVLNGEGRSVQVGDIERAVRLSRRVGWLAWGVTAAGALLRGRVARRPALQAVPTSSALRNDCPQQLGGLS from the coding sequence ATGCGTGCCGATCGCGTCTTCGCGTACGGCGCCGCCGCCGGCCTCCTCGGTGACCTGCTCCTCGGCGATCCTCGCCGCGGACACCCGGTCGCCGCGTTCGGGCGGGCCGCGGGTGCCGTGGAGCGCGTGCTGTGGCGGGACCACCGGGGGTGGGGCGCGCTGCACGCCGTTGTGTGCGCCGGTGGCGCCGTCGCCCTCGGCGCCGTCGCCGCCCGTGCCGTCCGTACGTCCCCTGCCGCTTTTGTCGCGCTCACCGGCGCCGCCGCCTGGGCCGTCGTCGGGGGGACTTCACTCGCGCGCGAGGCCCGGGGCATCGGGCGTGCGCTGGAGGCCGGGGACATCGAGGGTGCCCGCGCCCGGCTGCCCCACCTCTGCGGGCGGGATCCCCAGGCCCTGGACGCCGACGGGATCGCCCGCGCGGTTGTGGAGTCCGTCGCAGAGAACACGTCGGACGCGGTGGTGGGGGCGCTGGTGTGGGGGGCGGTGGGCGGAGTGCCGGGCCTGGTCGGCTTCCGGGCGGTGAACACCCTCGACGCGATGGTCGGTCACAAGTCGGCCAGGTACCGGAGGTTCGGGTGGGCCTCCGCGCGGCTGGACGATGTTGCCGGATGGCCCGGCGCCCGGCTGACCGCCGCACTGGCGGCGGTCGCCGGAGGTGATCCCCGCGGGGCGGCACGCGCCTGGCGTGCCGATGCGGTGAAGCATCCGAGTCCTAATGCCGGGCCTGTGGAGGCGTCGTTCGCGGGGGCGCTCGGGGTACGGCTCGGGGGGACGTTGGCGTATGGGGGGCGCGTGGAGCATCGGCCTGTGCTGAACGGGGAGGGGCGTTCTGTGCAAGTGGGGGACATCGAGAGGGCTGTTCGGTTGTCGCGGCGGGTTGGCTGGCTCGCGTGGGGGGTCACTGCTGCGGGTGCGCTGCTGCGGGGGCGGGTTGCGAGGCGCCCGGCGCTGCAGGCTGTGCCCACCAGTTCCGCCTTGCGGAACGACTGCCCACAGCAGTTGGGGGGCCTCTCATGA